In the genome of Panthera uncia isolate 11264 chromosome B3 unlocalized genomic scaffold, Puncia_PCG_1.0 HiC_scaffold_1, whole genome shotgun sequence, one region contains:
- the ZDHHC22 gene encoding palmitoyltransferase ZDHHC22 yields the protein MLALRLLNVVAPAYFLCISLVTFVLQLFLFLPSMRQDPSAAWLFSPALLHGALFLFLSTNALGNYVLVIQNSPDDLDACQGPSTRRAPCPPPSTHFCRVCARVTLRHDHHCFFTGNCIGGRNMRNFVLFCLYTSLACLYSMVAGVAYISAVLSISFAHPLAFLTLLPTSISQFFSGAVLGSEMFVILMLYLWFAIGLACAGFCCHQLLLILRGQTRHQVRKGVAVRARPWRKNLQEVFGKRWLLGLLVPMFNVGGESSKQRDK from the exons ATGCTGGCCCTGAGGCTGCTCAACGTGGTGGCCCCCGCCTACTTCCTGTGCATCTCCCTGGTGACCTTCGTGCTGcagctcttcctcttcctgcccaGCATGCGCCAGGACCCCTCGGCTGCCTGGCTCTTCTCTCCCGCGCTGCTCCACGGGGCGCTCTTCCTGTTCCTCTCAACCAATGCCCTGGGCAATTACGTCCTGGTCATCCAGAACTCCCCGGACGACCTGGATGCCTGCCAGGGGCCCTCGACCAGGAGGGCCCCGTGCCCCCCGCCCAGCACCCACTTCTGCCGCGTGTGCGCCAGAGTCACCCTGAGGCACGATCATCACTGTTTCTTCACCGGCAACTGCATCGGCGGCAGGAACATGCGCAACTTCGTCTTGTTCTGCCTCTACACCTCCCTTGCCTGCCTCTACTCCATGGTGGCCGGGGTGGCCTACATCTCAGCAGTCCTTTCCATCTCCTTCGCCCACCCCCTGGCCTTCCTCACgctccttcccacctccatcaGCCAGTTCTTCTCCG gAGCTGTCCTCGGTTCTGAAATGTTCGTCATCCTCATGCTCTACCTCTGGTTTGCTATCGGCCTGGCCTGCGCGGGCTTCTGCTGCCATCAGCTGCTGTTGATCCTGAGGGGGCAAACCCGCCACCAGGTGCGGAAGGGGGTGGCGGTGAGGGCCCGGCCCTGGCGCAAGAACTTACAGGAGGTCTTCGGGAAGAGGTGGTTGCTGGGCCTGCTGGTCCCCATGTTCAATGTTGGAGGTGAGAGCTCCAAGCAGCGTGACAAATAG